In Nomascus leucogenys isolate Asia chromosome 8, Asia_NLE_v1, whole genome shotgun sequence, a single genomic region encodes these proteins:
- the LOC115836414 gene encoding olfactory receptor 13C7-like yields MTEDKSHSRGVLGPSALREGKTLNVISRLPFYGDIINHLTCEVLAVLKLACADISINVIRQKAFSTCSAHLTVVVIFYRTILFTYGKPKSKDPLGADKQDFADKLISLSYGVVTPMLNTIMYSLRNKGVKATVKNLVFQKPLTE; encoded by the coding sequence AGCAGAGGAGTTCTTGGCCCATCTGCCCTAAGGGAAGGAAAGACACTAAATGTCATCAGTCGCCTGCCCTTCTATGGGGACATCATCAACCACTTGACCTGTGAGGTCCTGGCTGTCCTGAAGTTGGCCTGTGCTGACATCTCTATCAACGTGATCAGGCAAAAGGCCTTCTCCACTTGCTCTGCCCACCTCACAGTTGTGGTCATCTTCTACAGGACCATCCTCTTCACGTATGGGAAGCCCAAGTCGAAGGACCCACTGGGGGCAGACAAGCAGGATTTTGCAGACAAACTCATCTCCCTCTCCTATGGAGTGGTCACCCCCATGCTGAACACCATCATGTACAGCCTGAGGAACAAGGGTGTGAAGGCTACTGTGAAGAACCTGGTATTTCAGAAACCCCTAACTGAGTGA